In a genomic window of uncultured Flavobacterium sp.:
- a CDS encoding glycosyl hydrolase family 8, with amino-acid sequence MKNLLLITVAFLCLKSYSQKQPFPANVVFTNGLMATNKNSQDARNNYNTWQANFVEACSNGRYRIKFDDPSQTVSEGIGYGMLLTAYATDKTLFDGLWLYYKDNVNSNGVMNWKINGCSGINGANGATDAELDAAFALIVADYQWGSTGAINYKNDAKTLIAAIKAHEVEANTFVLKPGDQFGGSQITNPSYFSPAYYRVFGTFTNDATFWNQVAAKSYTIINSNLTVNNAVGGLVSDWCQASGPYSSQAGGYNREGKTYTYDAARTPWRIAVDYVWYGNTDAKAYAKKSSDFVRLNLGGSSNIKDGYNQNGTLIGQWHNATFVGAFACAAMAGENQTHLNASYTDLNQLNEPNSYFNHTLKTLYSFLLTGNFYLPQSPNLSTGDFDVEKSTVTLYPNPSNDKFTVSAPENSLVSVISAQGKIILEQKTTAENTEINLANYSSGLYLIKITNGNKSITKKVILK; translated from the coding sequence ATGAAAAACCTACTTCTGATTACTGTTGCTTTTTTGTGTCTCAAAAGTTATTCACAAAAGCAACCTTTTCCTGCCAATGTTGTATTTACAAATGGCTTAATGGCAACAAATAAAAATAGCCAGGACGCTCGAAACAACTATAATACCTGGCAAGCTAATTTTGTTGAAGCCTGTTCTAATGGTCGATACCGAATAAAATTTGATGATCCTTCTCAAACTGTCTCCGAAGGAATTGGCTACGGAATGCTACTTACCGCTTATGCAACTGATAAAACATTGTTTGACGGTCTTTGGCTATACTACAAAGACAATGTAAATTCTAACGGTGTAATGAACTGGAAAATCAATGGTTGCTCAGGAATTAATGGTGCAAATGGCGCAACAGATGCTGAACTTGATGCCGCATTTGCTCTTATCGTAGCCGATTATCAATGGGGAAGTACCGGAGCAATTAATTATAAAAATGATGCTAAAACTCTAATTGCTGCCATTAAAGCACATGAAGTTGAAGCAAATACTTTTGTACTAAAACCCGGAGATCAATTTGGCGGAAGCCAAATTACCAATCCTTCTTATTTTTCTCCAGCCTATTACAGAGTTTTTGGAACTTTTACAAACGATGCTACTTTTTGGAATCAGGTTGCAGCAAAATCTTATACGATTATCAATAGCAATTTAACTGTAAACAATGCTGTTGGCGGATTAGTATCAGACTGGTGCCAGGCATCTGGCCCATATTCTTCGCAAGCTGGCGGTTATAACAGAGAAGGAAAAACATATACATATGATGCAGCCAGAACTCCTTGGCGAATCGCTGTTGATTATGTATGGTACGGAAATACCGATGCAAAAGCATACGCAAAAAAATCATCTGATTTTGTTCGTTTAAATCTGGGAGGATCTTCGAACATTAAAGACGGATACAATCAAAACGGAACTTTAATCGGACAATGGCATAATGCAACTTTTGTTGGTGCTTTTGCCTGTGCAGCAATGGCAGGTGAAAATCAAACGCATTTGAATGCTTCTTATACAGATTTAAATCAGTTAAACGAGCCTAACAGTTATTTTAATCATACCTTAAAAACACTGTATTCTTTTTTATTAACTGGTAATTTTTATTTACCGCAAAGCCCAAATTTATCAACTGGCGATTTTGATGTTGAAAAGTCCACTGTTACGCTGTATCCAAACCCAAGTAATGATAAATTTACTGTTTCTGCTCCCGAAAATTCTCTAGTTTCTGTGATTTCTGCTCAAGGAAAAATAATTTTAGAGCAAAAAACAACTGCTGAAAATACAGAAATTAATTTAGCTAATTATTCTTCAGGTTTGTATTTGATCAAAATTACAAATGGAAATAAAAGCATTACCAAAAAGGTTATTTTAAAATAA
- a CDS encoding twin-arginine translocase TatA/TatE family subunit: MGRLGLTEILVIVGIVILLFGGKKIPELMKGLGSGIKEFKNAAKDDQPAAAKKEEEETK; the protein is encoded by the coding sequence ATGGGAAGATTAGGTCTTACAGAAATCCTTGTAATAGTAGGTATTGTGATTTTACTTTTTGGAGGTAAAAAAATTCCAGAATTAATGAAAGGTTTAGGAAGCGGAATCAAAGAATTCAAAAACGCTGCTAAAGACGATCAACCTGCTGCTGCCAAAAAAGAAGAGGAAGAAACAAAATAA
- a CDS encoding peptidase: protein MTKKKFDFRKKLFIKNRLVILNEDTFEEIFSFKLNLMNVFVTFTLGGIFLILITTFIIAFTPLREFIPGYSSSELKRNATELAIKSDSLETALKKNEAYINGIQKVLRGELEYAKFNKDSILAEVDEPSEVNMKASEEEIKLREEVSKVEKESVDKKQSKNKSDKK from the coding sequence ATGACTAAGAAGAAATTCGATTTTAGAAAAAAATTATTTATCAAAAACCGATTGGTCATTTTGAATGAAGATACTTTTGAAGAGATTTTTTCATTCAAATTAAATTTAATGAATGTTTTCGTAACGTTTACATTAGGCGGAATATTTTTGATCTTAATAACTACTTTTATCATTGCTTTTACGCCTTTAAGAGAATTTATTCCGGGATATTCTTCTTCTGAATTAAAAAGAAACGCAACAGAATTGGCTATAAAATCTGATTCATTGGAAACGGCTTTAAAGAAAAATGAAGCTTATATAAATGGAATTCAAAAAGTATTAAGAGGCGAATTAGAATATGCTAAATTTAATAAAGATTCTATTTTAGCAGAAGTTGATGAACCTTCAGAAGTAAATATGAAAGCCTCAGAAGAAGAAATTAAATTAAGAGAAGAAGTTTCAAAAGTGGAGAAGGAGTCTGTTGACAAAAAGCAAAGTAAGAACAAAAGTGACAAGAAATAA
- a CDS encoding GH3 auxin-responsive promoter family protein, whose translation MSIKSVAAKLFASKIYYDTLAWSKKPVETQQEIFKSLINSARETEFGVDHHFDKIKTVHDFKKRVPIRDYEDLKPYIDKVRMGEKNILWKGKPLYFAKTSGTTSGAKYIPLTKESMPYHIEASRNAILHYIYETGNADFVDGKMIFLQGSPILVEKYGIKFGRLSGIGAHFVPKYLQKNRMPSWETNCIDDWETKIDAIVEETIEQDMTIISGIPSWVQMYFERLQEKSGGKKIGDLFKNFNLFIYGGVNYEPYRAKFENMIGRKVDSIELFPASEGFFAYQDSQKTKGMLLLLNSGIFYEFIKADEFFTENPKSYTVGEVEVGVNYALIISTNAGLWRYNIGDTVQFTSLFPHKVIVSGRIKHYISAFGEHVIANEVEKAMKEATEGTKIVINEFTVAPQINPSSGLPYHEWLVEFETEPENMDTFAEAIDASMRKQNIYYDDLITGSVLRKVVVTKVSKNGFQEYMKSQGKLGGQNKTPRLSNDRKIADNLK comes from the coding sequence ATGTCTATTAAATCAGTAGCAGCAAAATTATTTGCCAGCAAAATATACTACGATACTTTGGCTTGGTCCAAAAAACCGGTAGAAACTCAGCAAGAAATATTTAAAAGTTTAATTAATAGCGCAAGAGAAACCGAGTTTGGTGTTGATCATCATTTTGATAAAATAAAAACCGTTCATGATTTCAAGAAGCGTGTTCCAATTCGTGATTATGAAGATTTGAAACCTTATATTGATAAGGTTCGAATGGGCGAAAAAAATATTCTTTGGAAAGGAAAACCATTATATTTTGCTAAAACTTCAGGAACAACTTCAGGCGCAAAGTATATTCCATTGACCAAAGAATCAATGCCGTATCATATTGAAGCATCACGAAACGCGATTCTACATTATATATATGAAACTGGAAACGCTGATTTTGTTGACGGAAAAATGATTTTTTTGCAAGGAAGTCCAATTTTAGTTGAAAAATACGGAATCAAATTTGGAAGATTATCAGGAATTGGAGCGCATTTTGTTCCAAAATACCTTCAAAAAAACCGCATGCCGTCTTGGGAAACCAATTGTATTGATGATTGGGAAACTAAAATAGACGCTATTGTCGAGGAAACAATCGAGCAGGATATGACTATTATTTCCGGGATTCCGTCGTGGGTTCAAATGTATTTTGAGCGTTTGCAGGAAAAAAGCGGAGGAAAGAAAATTGGCGATTTATTCAAGAATTTCAACTTGTTTATTTACGGTGGCGTAAATTATGAACCTTATCGTGCAAAGTTCGAAAATATGATTGGGCGTAAAGTCGACAGCATTGAATTGTTTCCGGCTTCTGAAGGATTTTTTGCTTATCAGGATTCTCAAAAAACAAAAGGAATGTTGCTATTGTTGAATTCAGGAATTTTCTACGAATTCATAAAAGCCGATGAATTTTTTACTGAAAACCCAAAAAGTTATACCGTTGGCGAAGTTGAAGTTGGTGTAAATTATGCTTTGATTATTTCGACAAATGCAGGACTTTGGCGTTATAATATTGGAGATACTGTTCAATTTACTTCTTTATTTCCGCATAAAGTTATTGTTTCGGGTCGAATCAAACATTACATTTCTGCTTTTGGAGAGCACGTTATTGCAAACGAAGTCGAAAAAGCGATGAAAGAAGCAACAGAAGGAACTAAGATTGTAATTAACGAGTTTACAGTTGCGCCACAAATTAATCCGTCAAGCGGATTACCGTATCATGAATGGTTGGTTGAATTTGAAACTGAACCGGAAAATATGGACACTTTTGCAGAAGCAATAGACGCTTCGATGAGAAAGCAAAACATATATTATGATGATTTGATCACCGGAAGTGTTTTGCGAAAAGTGGTTGTAACCAAAGTTTCTAAAAACGGATTTCAGGAATATATGAAATCTCAGGGAAAACTAGGCGGGCAAAATAAAACGCCAAGATTATCGAATGATAGAAAGATTGCAGATAATTTGAAGTAA
- a CDS encoding lipopolysaccharide biosynthesis protein: MKTNTIRDYLTYGSGQLINLIAPLLVAPKVISVCGIENWGKIGVALSLFTLLGLFIDFGSNILGVKEVSVNKDNFHKIQDYLNTSFAIKLIFLLILVLIIICVCLMFNNIDQRLYLLGLTLLSAQFFNITWIYQGLGKFGIINKLIFFSKVIYVLLVYALVKGKDDYYLVLFILGSSNSIVYSFFFIKIYKSYRLSLLNVKADLIKKQFRNEYSVLISNFSIATYVQTPILIIQYLLGDYYAGIYKIGDMILSVFRSYLSVFFNVSFPKFCESYSKNKKEGILFLKKINTINILLLILGILIIIIGGIIIINICTINNEIYKFLGFYSGFIIVPIITALNIPFYQYLIYKNEQKILSKILSFGSLIMLFLGYFLTLFFKLQGSLIAVFLIESLITTLIILFCFKKYKINLKTFQISK, translated from the coding sequence ATGAAAACGAATACAATTAGAGATTACCTAACTTATGGTTCAGGACAATTAATAAATTTAATTGCGCCACTCTTAGTCGCGCCAAAAGTTATTTCTGTATGTGGTATTGAAAACTGGGGTAAGATTGGTGTTGCACTTTCTTTATTTACTTTGTTAGGATTATTTATTGATTTTGGGTCTAATATTCTCGGTGTTAAGGAAGTTAGTGTTAATAAGGACAATTTCCACAAAATTCAAGATTATCTGAATACTTCATTTGCTATTAAATTGATTTTTCTTTTAATATTAGTTCTTATTATTATCTGTGTTTGTTTAATGTTTAATAACATAGATCAAAGACTTTATTTATTAGGACTAACATTGTTATCGGCTCAATTTTTTAATATTACCTGGATTTATCAGGGTCTTGGTAAATTTGGTATTATAAATAAACTTATATTTTTTTCGAAAGTAATTTATGTCTTATTAGTTTATGCTTTAGTAAAAGGTAAAGATGATTATTACTTAGTTTTATTTATACTAGGAAGTTCAAACTCTATAGTTTATTCGTTTTTTTTTATAAAAATATACAAATCTTATCGTTTGTCTCTTTTAAATGTGAAAGCAGATTTAATTAAAAAACAATTTAGAAATGAATATTCCGTACTTATTTCTAATTTTTCAATCGCGACATATGTACAAACTCCAATTTTAATAATTCAATATTTGTTGGGAGATTATTATGCTGGGATTTACAAAATTGGAGATATGATTTTAAGTGTTTTTAGAAGCTATTTATCTGTTTTTTTTAATGTTAGTTTTCCTAAATTTTGCGAGAGCTATAGTAAAAATAAAAAAGAAGGAATTTTATTTTTAAAAAAAATAAACACGATCAACATTTTGCTGTTAATATTGGGGATTCTGATTATTATAATTGGTGGAATCATTATTATAAATATCTGTACGATAAATAATGAAATTTATAAGTTTTTAGGCTTCTATTCAGGTTTTATTATTGTACCAATTATCACGGCTTTAAATATTCCTTTTTATCAATATTTAATTTACAAAAATGAGCAAAAGATATTATCTAAAATTTTATCTTTCGGTTCTTTAATTATGTTGTTTCTGGGTTATTTTTTGACCTTATTTTTTAAATTGCAAGGAAGCTTAATTGCCGTTTTTTTAATAGAGAGTTTAATCACAACTTTAATAATATTATTTTGTTTTAAGAAGTACAAAATTAATTTAAAGACATTTCAAATCAGCAAATAA
- a CDS encoding class I SAM-dependent methyltransferase, with protein sequence MQKPYLEKEKEYFSNTRKDIISFIGCDKDLTILEIGAGSGATLLELKNKGNAKIIIGYDIVDVNKEKEKFDSFIIGNIEQDNLPFDLQFFDSIILADVLEHLVEPQNTIKKLIPHLKKGGHFYISLPNVRNLEVFYKIFIKGSFEYTDEGIFDKTHIRFFCKSDMLNLIHLFTELKVQKIESNLKHISSIKSVLNKLTFGVFEQFLSTQYFIKVIRN encoded by the coding sequence ATGCAAAAGCCCTATTTAGAGAAAGAAAAAGAATATTTTTCAAATACTAGAAAAGATATTATTTCCTTTATAGGTTGTGATAAAGATTTAACAATTTTAGAAATAGGTGCGGGAAGTGGTGCAACTTTATTGGAATTAAAAAATAAAGGAAATGCAAAAATAATAATAGGATATGATATAGTTGATGTTAATAAGGAGAAAGAAAAATTTGATTCTTTCATTATTGGAAATATTGAGCAGGATAATCTTCCGTTTGATTTGCAATTTTTTGATAGTATAATATTGGCAGATGTTTTAGAACATTTAGTAGAACCTCAAAATACAATTAAAAAACTAATTCCACATTTAAAAAAAGGAGGACATTTTTATATTAGTTTGCCTAATGTAAGGAATTTAGAAGTTTTTTATAAAATCTTTATCAAAGGAAGTTTTGAATATACTGATGAAGGAATTTTTGATAAAACGCACATTCGTTTTTTTTGTAAAAGCGATATGTTGAACTTGATCCACTTATTTACAGAGTTAAAAGTGCAAAAAATTGAATCAAATTTAAAACATATTTCTTCAATCAAATCAGTTTTAAACAAATTAACTTTCGGAGTTTTTGAGCAATTTTTAAGCACACAATACTTTATTAAAGTAATCCGAAATTAA
- a CDS encoding glycosyltransferase family 2 protein encodes MNKKVYIVLLNYNQSHDAIECLESVLKLKYSNYQIIIIDNSETSHHFNNLQSWAKGDLNVVETEFKDLIYPLQEKPLSFTNIDEKDFLSNYKDEKILFVKTEQNKGFAAGNNLALKYILKHGESDSYIWLLNSDTVVDKNVLTDIIFEINKGDILDTKIIYGTALLEYDNPKKVQSLGGFYHSKTGLTTHLGEGILVNEAILNFDKIVEKVSYPVGASMIIKYSDLEKIGLLSEDYFLFYEEIDWVSNAKLKGGNVKILPVLGIYHKQGNSTKSKISKKKSEFIDLVTMSSRITFAKKFNRKNLVIIYLSILTLTLGNRIWQRNFKIIPKILKLVFSKKQKIKAIE; translated from the coding sequence ATGAATAAGAAAGTCTATATTGTTCTTTTAAACTATAATCAATCTCATGATGCAATAGAATGTTTAGAAAGTGTTTTGAAGTTAAAGTATAGTAATTATCAAATAATAATTATTGATAACAGCGAAACATCTCACCATTTTAATAATTTGCAATCATGGGCAAAAGGTGATTTAAATGTTGTTGAAACAGAATTTAAAGACCTTATTTATCCATTACAAGAAAAGCCATTATCTTTTACAAATATTGACGAAAAAGATTTTTTATCAAATTATAAAGATGAGAAAATACTTTTTGTAAAAACAGAGCAAAATAAAGGTTTTGCTGCAGGAAATAATTTGGCTTTAAAATATATATTAAAACATGGAGAATCAGATTCTTATATTTGGCTTTTAAATAGTGATACAGTAGTAGATAAAAATGTACTTACAGATATTATTTTTGAAATCAACAAAGGAGATATTTTAGATACGAAGATTATTTATGGCACGGCTTTATTAGAATATGATAATCCAAAAAAAGTTCAGTCATTAGGAGGTTTTTATCATTCAAAAACAGGATTAACAACACATTTAGGAGAAGGAATCCTGGTTAATGAAGCGATTTTAAATTTTGATAAAATAGTAGAGAAAGTAAGTTATCCGGTTGGAGCTTCAATGATTATAAAATATTCTGATCTTGAAAAGATTGGATTATTATCAGAAGATTATTTTTTATTTTATGAAGAAATTGACTGGGTTTCAAATGCAAAATTGAAAGGTGGAAATGTAAAAATATTACCTGTTTTGGGAATTTATCACAAACAAGGAAATAGTACAAAGTCAAAAATCAGCAAAAAGAAATCTGAATTTATAGATCTGGTTACAATGAGTAGCCGTATTACTTTTGCTAAAAAATTCAACAGAAAAAACCTGGTTATTATTTATCTATCAATTTTGACTTTAACTTTAGGTAATAGGATTTGGCAAAGAAACTTTAAGATAATTCCAAAAATTTTAAAATTAGTTTTTAGTAAAAAGCAAAAAATTAAAGCAATCGAATGA
- a CDS encoding O-antigen ligase family protein has protein sequence MVTLSFIVNIYWNYPYPAKVIPFRISRVGDSFIRLCYFYLCLAAYFISYRLFTKSIKILEKWVLGAMIAAIYGWYLFLSSGLNLPYFKLPGMGDPQILGGFIRCSTFKEGNYFGLFLLLSASVSFYLKKMIQGWFLLFSVIVSMSTISIISVFLFVFFFYRKKLFRLSILIKVVPVLIIGIIVFLQTDLYQRYVYEKLFDSSKTLTQSNFSKVDRIITGRVAFYSGIENPFFGVGPANYGLHYDYYNRYQKIVVNRNEYFDHFAQRKNERAIPNNVYLEVLSEYGVIAVVLFVLFLFLILMKAYYLKEDAIVAGIFSIILSFNAFPSFIMLFIWVFLAIPFAIHRNKLNQQLLETN, from the coding sequence TTGGTAACATTATCATTTATCGTAAATATATATTGGAATTATCCTTATCCGGCGAAAGTAATTCCTTTTAGAATAAGTAGAGTTGGAGATAGTTTTATAAGACTCTGTTATTTTTATTTATGTTTAGCGGCTTATTTCATATCCTATCGGCTATTTACCAAAAGTATAAAAATTTTAGAAAAATGGGTTTTAGGCGCTATGATAGCAGCTATTTACGGATGGTACCTATTTTTGTCGTCCGGTTTAAACTTACCCTATTTTAAACTTCCAGGAATGGGAGATCCGCAAATATTGGGAGGTTTTATTAGATGTAGTACTTTCAAAGAAGGTAATTATTTTGGGTTATTTCTCTTACTATCAGCGTCAGTTTCTTTTTATTTAAAAAAAATGATTCAGGGTTGGTTTTTACTTTTCAGCGTGATAGTATCTATGTCTACGATTTCTATAATTTCGGTATTTCTTTTTGTTTTCTTTTTTTATAGAAAAAAACTTTTTCGTTTAAGCATTCTAATCAAAGTCGTTCCGGTATTAATAATTGGAATAATAGTATTCCTGCAAACCGATTTGTACCAAAGATATGTTTATGAAAAATTATTTGATTCATCAAAAACGCTTACTCAGAGTAATTTTTCAAAAGTAGATAGAATTATTACTGGAAGAGTGGCTTTTTATTCCGGAATAGAAAATCCATTTTTTGGAGTTGGACCTGCGAATTATGGGCTTCATTATGATTATTACAATAGGTATCAAAAAATTGTAGTAAACAGGAATGAATATTTTGATCATTTTGCACAGCGAAAAAACGAAAGAGCGATTCCAAATAATGTATACTTAGAAGTTTTATCTGAATATGGTGTAATTGCTGTAGTTTTATTTGTGTTGTTCTTATTCCTTATTTTGATGAAAGCGTACTATTTAAAGGAAGATGCCATAGTTGCTGGTATATTTAGTATAATATTATCTTTTAATGCATTTCCGTCTTTTATAATGCTTTTTATCTGGGTTTTTCTTGCGATACCTTTTGCGATACACAGAAATAAATTAAATCAACAATTATTAGAAACAAATTAA
- a CDS encoding O-antigen ligase family protein, which produces MIDYTKIKRAILYAFIILLIFTLFIIVARLAMGVSFLLCFFIFLKEKKVIYFLGFVIILFVIVLSNKYTIQRLAIEKGEPRIVIWKCAKEIVDQKTFNYFIGTFSSEKVDKDLIDCYNSEEVSNGPYWWIGKNNYNYNTHNQYIWFFVSYGLLGLSMFLGIFGVHFWNFLKNKNAYSFFFILIFSFQSLFENLLSRQLGIYLFLWFCYLFIIQTENTIQDEK; this is translated from the coding sequence TTGATAGATTATACAAAAATTAAAAGAGCGATTCTCTATGCTTTTATAATATTGCTAATATTTACTTTGTTTATTATTGTAGCAAGACTGGCAATGGGAGTTTCTTTTTTACTTTGTTTTTTTATTTTTTTAAAAGAAAAGAAAGTAATCTATTTTTTAGGATTTGTAATTATTCTATTTGTTATTGTTTTAAGTAATAAATATACAATACAAAGACTTGCAATCGAAAAAGGAGAGCCCAGAATCGTAATTTGGAAATGTGCAAAAGAAATAGTTGATCAGAAAACATTTAATTATTTTATTGGAACTTTTAGCAGCGAAAAAGTAGATAAAGATTTAATAGATTGTTACAATTCGGAAGAAGTATCAAATGGACCATATTGGTGGATTGGAAAAAACAATTATAATTATAATACACACAATCAGTATATTTGGTTTTTTGTTAGTTACGGTTTATTAGGTCTTAGCATGTTTTTAGGGATTTTTGGAGTGCACTTTTGGAATTTTCTAAAAAATAAAAATGCGTATTCATTTTTCTTTATTTTGATTTTTTCATTTCAAAGTTTGTTTGAGAATCTTTTAAGCAGACAACTTGGAATTTATTTGTTTTTATGGTTTTGCTATTTATTTATAATCCAAACCGAAAATACTATTCAAGATGAAAAATAA
- a CDS encoding glycosyltransferase family 1 protein, producing the protein MKNKIVVNGRFLTQKSTGVQRVATEISKHLQKHYKDEIIFVCPNKEFLNPIAESLNCIKIGYFSGYFWEQFELPFFLFKNKVFLLINFCNTAPILFKKNLIVIHDMAVKENKNWFDWKFATAYKILFYFNLKRALKIITVSNFSKKEILKFYPKIEKSKIDVIYLASFLDSDEVENQKDNYFIAVNSLNSRKNIKVILEAFKLLNLNQFKLKIIGGSFKNVFNNDVLEYSTNVTFLNEVSDADLKKELSKAKALINGSFYEGFGLTALEAMSVATPCILSEIPVHKELYSETALFFDPKNPIQLVQKIKDLMDSENYNDLCKRSFEVSQKFSWKTASQYYVSIIENLKTK; encoded by the coding sequence ATGAAAAATAAAATAGTAGTCAACGGTCGTTTTTTAACTCAAAAAAGCACTGGAGTTCAAAGAGTTGCTACAGAAATAAGCAAACATTTACAAAAACATTATAAAGATGAAATTATTTTTGTTTGCCCAAATAAGGAATTTTTAAATCCTATTGCAGAATCACTAAATTGCATAAAAATAGGATATTTTTCAGGTTATTTTTGGGAACAATTTGAATTGCCTTTTTTTTTATTTAAGAATAAAGTTTTTCTATTAATTAACTTTTGCAACACAGCTCCAATTTTATTTAAAAAAAACTTGATTGTCATTCATGATATGGCAGTAAAAGAAAACAAAAATTGGTTTGACTGGAAATTTGCTACTGCATATAAAATATTGTTTTATTTTAATTTAAAGAGAGCTTTAAAAATTATTACGGTTAGTAATTTTTCTAAAAAGGAAATTTTAAAATTCTATCCCAAAATTGAAAAATCAAAAATTGATGTTATTTATCTCGCAAGTTTTCTAGATTCTGATGAGGTAGAGAATCAAAAAGATAATTATTTTATTGCAGTCAACTCTTTAAATTCAAGAAAAAACATAAAAGTAATTTTAGAAGCTTTTAAATTATTAAATTTAAATCAATTTAAATTAAAAATTATAGGAGGTTCTTTTAAGAACGTCTTTAATAACGATGTTTTAGAATATAGCACAAATGTTACATTTTTAAATGAAGTTTCGGATGCCGATCTAAAGAAGGAACTTTCAAAAGCAAAAGCACTTATAAACGGTTCTTTTTATGAAGGATTCGGACTTACTGCACTTGAAGCAATGAGCGTTGCGACACCTTGTATTTTATCAGAAATTCCGGTTCATAAAGAATTGTATAGTGAAACAGCATTGTTTTTTGATCCAAAAAATCCGATACAATTAGTGCAAAAAATAAAAGATTTAATGGATTCAGAAAACTATAACGATCTTTGTAAAAGATCATTTGAAGTATCTCAAAAATTTAGCTGGAAGACGGCATCTCAATATTATGTTTCAATAATTGAGAATTTGAAAACTAAATAA
- a CDS encoding glycosyltransferase family 4 protein, producing the protein MKKALISDWYYVNGGAEKVIHSINSIWKDFDHFALIDFLDDNDRSFILNGKKAKTSFIQRLPTVKQNHRKFLQLFPIAIEQFNLSDYELIISSSSAVAKGVKTHKNQLHICYCHSPMRYAWDLQDQYLKDSGLDSGLKGFYAKYVLNKIRKWDLKTSENVDYFIANSNHIAQRIKKIYNRESTVIYPPVDVDFFTLKEEKEDYYFAASRLVSYKKTQLIVEAFNELPQLKLIVAGDGPEFEKLQKIAKSNIEFVGFVDNLRLKSYMQKAKAFVFAAEEDFGIIPVEAQACGTPVIAFGKGGTLETVVENETGVFFKEQNPQKIKEAIINFENIKFDPQIIREHAMKFSKQRFENEMKEFIEDKISKSS; encoded by the coding sequence TTGAAAAAAGCATTAATTAGCGATTGGTATTATGTAAATGGAGGTGCTGAAAAAGTTATCCATTCTATAAATTCAATTTGGAAAGACTTTGATCATTTTGCTTTGATTGATTTTTTGGATGATAATGACCGCTCCTTTATTTTAAATGGAAAAAAAGCCAAAACGAGTTTCATTCAAAGATTACCAACTGTAAAACAAAATCATAGAAAGTTTTTACAACTATTTCCAATAGCGATTGAACAATTTAATTTAAGCGATTACGAATTAATTATTAGCTCTTCTTCTGCAGTTGCAAAAGGAGTTAAGACTCATAAGAATCAATTACATATTTGTTATTGCCATTCGCCTATGCGATATGCGTGGGATTTGCAGGATCAATATTTAAAAGATTCGGGATTAGATTCAGGTTTAAAAGGATTTTATGCAAAATATGTTTTGAATAAAATTAGAAAATGGGATCTTAAAACTTCAGAAAATGTAGATTATTTTATTGCTAACTCGAATCATATTGCACAACGAATTAAGAAAATATACAATCGTGAATCAACAGTAATTTATCCTCCGGTTGATGTTGACTTTTTTACTTTGAAAGAAGAAAAAGAAGATTACTATTTTGCCGCTTCCCGATTAGTTTCATACAAAAAAACACAACTTATTGTTGAGGCGTTTAATGAATTACCACAATTAAAACTGATTGTTGCCGGTGATGGACCAGAGTTTGAAAAACTTCAAAAAATAGCCAAAAGTAACATAGAATTTGTTGGTTTTGTGGATAATTTAAGATTAAAAAGCTACATGCAAAAAGCCAAAGCATTTGTTTTTGCTGCCGAAGAAGATTTCGGAATTATTCCTGTCGAAGCACAAGCTTGCGGAACACCTGTAATTGCTTTTGGAAAAGGAGGAACGCTTGAAACTGTTGTTGAAAATGAAACTGGTGTTTTTTTTAAGGAACAAAACCCTCAAAAGATTAAAGAAGCCATAATTAATTTCGAAAATATAAAATTTGATCCACAAATAATCAGAGAACATGCTATGAAATTTTCGAAGCAACGATTTGAAAATGAAATGAAAGAATTTATTGAAGATAAAATAAGCAAATCGTCCTAA